In a single window of the Arthrobacter sp. StoSoilA2 genome:
- a CDS encoding glycosyltransferase produces MNQNDPHILILGTADWNQPIATNQHYMVRELSQTFRTTFVESLGLRRPELKVRDLKRMAKRLQGVQKRSNMFRPLDRNTNVISPKIIPIHTFPWLSINRQLLNSYFKAWTESPARVFWTYSPLTYGFEQFSEISVYHCVDLYAEFPGIDSRLIDREERRLANTGITAIGSSKVVVQHLERQGFTNVIYWPNVADTSVISAVVDGESLKRNGAVFAGNLSEKKVDFELLDDLLRSGVELHLAGPVAEGGGESQSLVDALLNRGAHYHGALTLQELSKLMARCKVGLVPYKLTPYTKGVSPLKTYEYLAAGLAVVSTPIPGVAPDAPHVSVSESHRHFVDLVRGQLDLPAVDRVVAARRSLAEQNSWVGRGQEARALVERLLSETS; encoded by the coding sequence ATGAACCAGAACGATCCTCACATCTTGATACTAGGTACCGCTGATTGGAATCAACCGATTGCGACGAATCAACACTATATGGTTAGAGAGCTGTCCCAAACATTTAGGACCACCTTCGTGGAGTCGTTGGGCCTACGTAGGCCTGAGCTAAAAGTTCGTGATTTGAAGCGAATGGCAAAGCGGCTCCAAGGGGTACAAAAACGATCGAACATGTTTCGTCCGCTTGATAGAAATACAAATGTCATTTCTCCGAAAATCATACCGATACACACTTTTCCTTGGCTAAGTATTAACCGGCAATTGCTTAATTCGTATTTCAAAGCGTGGACGGAAAGTCCTGCGCGTGTCTTCTGGACCTATTCACCCCTCACCTATGGTTTTGAACAATTTTCAGAAATATCTGTCTATCACTGCGTAGATCTCTATGCAGAATTTCCGGGAATCGATTCGCGTCTGATTGACAGGGAAGAGCGTCGACTGGCGAACACTGGAATAACGGCCATTGGTAGCAGCAAGGTCGTTGTCCAACACCTTGAGAGGCAGGGATTCACGAACGTAATCTACTGGCCAAACGTTGCCGACACATCAGTCATCAGCGCGGTTGTGGATGGAGAATCTCTTAAGCGCAATGGCGCTGTTTTTGCTGGAAATTTGAGTGAAAAAAAAGTTGACTTCGAACTCCTGGATGATCTCCTGAGGAGCGGGGTGGAGCTTCACTTGGCTGGTCCAGTCGCCGAAGGCGGCGGCGAAAGTCAGTCTCTCGTTGACGCTCTCCTGAATCGCGGAGCCCACTACCATGGAGCCCTGACCCTCCAGGAATTGTCGAAATTGATGGCTCGTTGCAAAGTTGGCCTAGTCCCGTACAAGTTGACACCTTATACAAAGGGCGTGAGCCCCCTCAAGACCTATGAATATCTTGCTGCTGGGCTGGCGGTTGTGTCGACGCCCATTCCCGGGGTGGCACCGGATGCACCTCATGTGAGTGTTTCCGAAAGTCACAGGCACTTTGTTGATCTTGTCCGTGGGCAACTCGATTTACCCGCGGTTGATCGGGTGGTCGCCGCTAGGAGGAGTCTGGCGGAGCAGAACTCATGGGTAGGTCGGGGCCAGGAAGCACGAGCCTTGGTCGAGCGATTGCTTAGCGAGACTTCGTGA
- a CDS encoding glycosyltransferase, which produces MIQVEKFNDMPEVGAIRGPMATMDNEIGLPDQPLIVHEWFASVGGSENVASAIRQTFQGSDLLCLWKEPNVEISGPGRVLQTILAMQPFHGRKILSLPLMPLVWRWTKARHHSSRLAIVSSHLFAHHVAVPRRMRKLLYVHTPARYIWEPEYDTRGQNLLVRIAAAVLKPIDRRRAAEAHGIAANSEFVRQRIIKAWGLESRVIYPPVEVEEILAVDDWASVLEPRDRVTLDALPDAFVLGASRFIPYKRLDLAIVAGQLAGMSVVIAGAGPEEGRLRQLAAAAEVPVHFVIAPSNSLLRALYQKARVYVFPPIEDFGIMPVEAMAVGTPVVANRIGGASESVLDGVTGAHFHPDDQESLAEAIGRSLELDRGAIAEHALKFSRQRFESEILSWVADSYPTY; this is translated from the coding sequence ATGATACAAGTAGAAAAGTTTAACGATATGCCCGAGGTGGGCGCGATTAGGGGACCGATGGCAACCATGGATAATGAGATCGGACTCCCGGATCAGCCGCTAATAGTCCACGAATGGTTCGCCTCAGTTGGCGGTTCGGAAAACGTCGCCAGCGCTATCAGGCAGACTTTTCAAGGTTCTGACTTACTGTGCCTGTGGAAGGAACCGAACGTAGAGATTTCGGGGCCAGGGCGAGTGCTGCAAACCATCTTAGCGATGCAACCCTTTCATGGGCGCAAAATCCTAAGCCTTCCTCTGATGCCACTTGTCTGGCGCTGGACTAAGGCGCGCCACCACAGCTCTCGTCTAGCGATTGTAAGTTCACACCTCTTTGCTCATCACGTGGCCGTGCCGCGAAGGATGCGAAAACTTTTGTATGTTCACACTCCCGCTCGATATATCTGGGAGCCGGAGTACGACACACGAGGCCAGAATCTGCTGGTCCGAATCGCAGCCGCCGTCCTCAAACCCATTGATCGCAGACGTGCGGCGGAGGCGCATGGCATCGCAGCAAACAGTGAGTTCGTGCGCCAGAGAATAATCAAGGCATGGGGACTTGAATCCCGAGTCATCTATCCGCCCGTTGAGGTAGAAGAAATACTTGCGGTCGATGACTGGGCGTCCGTTCTGGAGCCGAGAGACAGAGTGACCCTTGATGCTCTGCCGGACGCTTTTGTCTTGGGTGCATCGCGATTTATTCCGTACAAACGTCTGGACCTCGCCATAGTAGCTGGCCAATTGGCCGGTATGTCGGTGGTTATTGCTGGGGCCGGCCCTGAAGAGGGCCGGCTGCGTCAGCTAGCCGCGGCAGCCGAAGTTCCGGTCCACTTTGTCATCGCGCCGTCAAATAGCCTTCTTAGGGCTCTTTATCAGAAAGCGCGCGTCTACGTATTTCCTCCAATCGAGGATTTTGGAATCATGCCCGTCGAGGCGATGGCTGTTGGTACTCCAGTTGTTGCGAACAGGATCGGCGGCGCCAGCGAAAGCGTTCTGGATGGAGTAACTGGCGCTCACTTCCATCCGGACGACCAGGAGTCCCTTGCTGAGGCTATCGGCCGTTCCCTTGAACTCGACCGAGGCGCAATCGCTGAGCACGCGCTCAAGTTTTCTAGGCAACGCTTCGAATCTGAAATTCTTAGTTGGGTTGCTGACTCATACCCTACTTACTAG
- a CDS encoding sugar transferase — protein MNRPRLPVLFTSVECHSVQGVGMGTARLQWRTWQRKYEARIQILDACVVIWAMFGAYGVRFGFADVAVSDGDYVLLAAGLGVVWWIMLGYWGTRETKILGAGSEEYKRVVAASGWLFGFVAVFSYALRIDTARGFVGLAFPAGVLGLLAVRWLLRQHLALERTKGRSASRVLIIGGLHSAAHLVKSLQSQPAAGYVPAAAHLPGFDGVSEFNAELNVPVTGTETSVEAILAVIDATQVDTVAISTGAALLPQDLRRLGWELSARDIGMILAPALTDIAGPRIHTQPVAGLPLIHVSTPKLTGGKRVAKRAFDILIAGTLTLLLSPAFVILAVLVKATSSGPIFYSQERVGLRGTTFKMLKFRSMKINADAELQKLLAAQGTSDKPLFKVENDPRITRVGRILRKFSLDELPQLLNVLSGSMSLVGPRPQREGEVALYDAAAYRRLYVSPGMSGLWQVSGRSNLSWEESIRLDLYYVENWSLMGDVVILFKTFRAVFASTGAV, from the coding sequence ATGAATCGACCCCGATTACCAGTATTATTCACTTCGGTAGAGTGTCATTCCGTCCAGGGGGTTGGTATGGGGACTGCGCGATTGCAGTGGCGGACGTGGCAGCGAAAATATGAAGCACGGATCCAAATTCTGGATGCATGCGTCGTCATTTGGGCGATGTTCGGGGCATACGGCGTCCGTTTCGGATTTGCGGACGTAGCAGTCAGCGACGGCGACTATGTCCTTCTTGCCGCAGGGCTAGGCGTCGTTTGGTGGATCATGTTGGGCTATTGGGGCACCCGGGAAACCAAGATTCTTGGTGCTGGCTCCGAGGAGTACAAACGTGTTGTCGCCGCTTCGGGATGGCTATTTGGATTCGTGGCCGTTTTCTCTTACGCCCTAAGAATCGACACTGCCCGCGGATTTGTAGGCCTAGCCTTTCCAGCTGGAGTCCTCGGCCTCCTGGCCGTGAGGTGGTTGCTTCGTCAGCATTTAGCTCTTGAACGCACCAAGGGCAGAAGCGCGTCCCGTGTACTTATCATTGGCGGCCTTCATTCGGCAGCGCATCTAGTAAAGTCTCTCCAGAGTCAGCCGGCAGCCGGCTACGTGCCGGCAGCAGCTCACTTACCCGGGTTCGACGGCGTGTCCGAATTCAATGCGGAACTAAATGTCCCGGTCACCGGTACAGAAACCAGCGTCGAAGCCATACTTGCGGTAATAGACGCCACGCAGGTCGACACGGTTGCTATCTCAACCGGGGCTGCGCTACTGCCTCAGGACCTCCGCCGACTCGGCTGGGAGTTGTCGGCGCGAGATATCGGCATGATTCTGGCGCCGGCGTTGACGGATATTGCCGGGCCTCGAATACATACCCAACCTGTCGCCGGACTTCCCCTGATCCACGTTTCCACACCCAAGCTGACCGGAGGAAAGAGAGTTGCCAAAAGGGCATTCGACATCCTCATCGCCGGAACGTTGACACTGCTTTTGTCGCCGGCCTTCGTGATTCTGGCAGTCCTTGTAAAGGCTACTAGCAGCGGGCCGATCTTCTACTCTCAGGAACGTGTGGGCCTGCGTGGGACAACCTTCAAGATGCTGAAGTTCCGATCTATGAAAATCAACGCGGACGCCGAACTACAGAAGCTGCTGGCTGCCCAAGGCACGTCGGACAAACCCCTCTTCAAGGTCGAGAATGATCCCCGGATTACGCGCGTTGGAAGAATTCTCCGCAAGTTCTCTTTGGACGAGCTACCGCAGCTGCTCAACGTGTTGTCGGGCAGCATGAGTTTGGTCGGTCCGCGTCCGCAACGAGAAGGTGAAGTCGCCCTTTATGACGCCGCAGCATATCGGCGTTTGTATGTCAGCCCTGGTATGAGCGGATTGTGGCAGGTCAGTGGTCGATCCAACCTGAGCTGGGAAGAAAGCATTCGTTTGGACCTTTACTACGTTGAGAATTGGTCGCTGATGGGTGACGTCGTGATTCTCTTCAAGACGTTTCGCGCCGTTTTTGCAAGCACTGGCGCGGTCTGA
- a CDS encoding UDP-glucose/GDP-mannose dehydrogenase family protein, with translation MRISVIGCGYLGAVHAACMAKLGHEVVGIDVDKDKISELSSARAPFFEPGLEELLKEVQETGRLTFATDMAAATRSTVHFVCVGTPQKKGENGADLSFVDAAIASLVPHLAPGDLVVGKSTVPVGTASRLSEVLAEAQPEAHLVWNPEFLREGHAVSDTLNPDRFVYGVAGGSEDHPAVAILDDVYGTPLSSGTPRLVMDHPTAELVKTAANSFLATKISFINAMAELCEAAGADVTRLADAIGIDDRIGRKFLNAGIGFGGGCLPKDIRAFMARAGELGADQALTFLREVDAINMRRRTRVVELARELCQGSLLGKRISVLGAAFKPASDDVRDSPALSIAAQLQLQGAVVTVTDPKALSNAAKRFPELHYESETSKAVAKADALLLLTEWDEYRSLDPYELITSVSAPRILDGRNVLDAAKWRAAGWQYRGLGRP, from the coding sequence ATGCGCATCTCCGTCATCGGTTGCGGCTATCTGGGCGCCGTCCACGCTGCGTGCATGGCCAAACTCGGCCATGAAGTCGTCGGAATCGACGTCGACAAAGACAAGATCTCAGAGCTGTCTTCAGCACGAGCCCCTTTTTTTGAACCTGGATTAGAGGAACTGCTGAAAGAAGTACAAGAAACGGGACGTTTGACGTTTGCAACTGACATGGCGGCAGCGACAAGAAGTACCGTCCACTTCGTTTGTGTTGGCACCCCGCAGAAGAAGGGCGAGAACGGCGCAGACCTGTCCTTCGTAGACGCGGCGATTGCCAGCCTGGTTCCTCATTTGGCCCCTGGCGATCTGGTCGTTGGAAAGTCCACAGTCCCCGTCGGCACTGCTTCAAGGCTTTCCGAAGTTCTGGCGGAAGCCCAACCTGAAGCCCACCTGGTCTGGAACCCCGAATTCCTGCGAGAGGGCCATGCCGTTTCAGATACGTTGAATCCGGATCGCTTTGTCTACGGCGTCGCTGGCGGATCCGAAGATCATCCTGCCGTGGCAATCCTCGACGACGTCTACGGAACGCCCCTTTCTTCGGGCACTCCACGATTGGTCATGGATCACCCAACGGCCGAACTGGTCAAGACGGCAGCCAATTCGTTCCTTGCAACGAAAATTTCCTTTATTAATGCAATGGCTGAGCTATGCGAAGCCGCAGGGGCCGACGTCACGCGTTTGGCAGATGCCATAGGCATTGACGACAGGATAGGGCGAAAGTTCCTCAACGCCGGCATTGGTTTTGGCGGTGGCTGCCTGCCAAAAGATATTCGCGCCTTCATGGCTCGCGCCGGAGAACTTGGGGCGGACCAAGCGCTCACATTCCTGCGGGAAGTCGATGCCATCAACATGAGGCGACGAACGCGGGTGGTTGAATTAGCGCGCGAGTTGTGTCAGGGAAGCTTACTTGGCAAACGTATTTCCGTATTGGGAGCTGCATTTAAGCCCGCGAGCGACGACGTCCGTGATTCACCGGCGCTAAGCATCGCAGCCCAGCTTCAACTCCAGGGAGCAGTGGTCACAGTCACGGACCCTAAGGCACTTTCGAACGCTGCGAAGCGATTCCCAGAGCTGCATTATGAGTCCGAGACGAGCAAAGCCGTCGCCAAAGCAGACGCACTGCTCCTGCTCACAGAGTGGGACGAATATCGAAGCCTCGACCCATATGAACTGATCACGAGCGTTTCGGCTCCTCGTATTCTGGATGGTCGAAACGTGCTTGACGCTGCCAAGTGGCGCGCTGCCGGTTGGCAATACCGCGGACTTGGACGGCCGTAA